ATTTCAatccgagggagagagatgtTTTTCGATTACGGCTTTTCCACGCAATCACTAGGGAGTTCTTAATTTCCATCTTCTCGGAACAAAACGACTTACACAATGTACGACACTTTTTCTGCCGGAGATCGCTGATCACGCTACTACCGCTCTGCAAGGCGAGGAACTTGTTCGTACTTGTCGGAGATTGCGAGTACTGCTAGAATTCTaaatcgtgcgtgtgtgagtgtcgcAGGGGATTGCTCGAAATCAAGCCTTTTTCGAGCAGTTTCCCGTTCCCTTGCCCTCCCACAAACCAGCTGtcatcgtgtttgtgtgtgtgacggctCGCACGCCGTGTGGCAAATTTGATAATAATCGCTTCGATCGGGATTCTCGTGGCCTTTTTCCCGGTGCACTGATCACCTCTTCGCAATCATGCAAGATATTTCGGAACGCATTTTGAAGTACATCGACGAACACGGGGAGGTCGATACGCTCGATCTAGCCGCGGTGTTCCTGGAGGATCACCAGAAAATCGTCGGTGGTGTGAAGAGTATCGAGGCTAACGGAGATCTGATTCGCTCCCAACCGAGCACCCGAAAGTCCTGGAAACTTACGGCCGAAGGGGAGCACATCCTCCAGCATGGCAGCCACGAGGCCAACATTTTCCACGCAGTACCGAGCGCGGGCATCGCGCAAGCCGAGCTAATGAAGGTAAAACAACTCAGGGTCTTTTAGCAGGGAACAACTTGCTAATATCTTCTCCACCTTTGTCCTACAGTCCGGAAAGAACCCAAAGGCAGGCTTCAGCAAGGCAATGTCCAACGGTTGGATTTACATCGATAAAAGCGGAGGCGCACCGCTAGTTCGTCGCAAGGCGGAAGCGATCGAGGATGACGTGTTGGCCTGTCTGAAGGAGATTGTCGCCGGTCGAGAGTCTGCGGTTCCCGATAACATCAAGGGCGACTACAAGAAGCGCAAAATTCTTGAGGAAACGGTCACCAAAAGCTTCCTCCTCTCGAAGGGCCCGGAATTTGCGACGTCGCTGAAGAAGCTAGAGACCGACCTGACGGTCGAGATGTTGGCCAGCGGGCTGTGGAAGGATTTGAAATTCAAGGCGTACAATTTCGATGCCCTGGGTGCAACTCCTGGCCGTGGGCAGCTCCATCCGCTGATGAAAGTGCGCACCGAGTTCCGGCAAATTTTCCTCGAAATGGGTTTCTCCGAGATGCCGACAAATAACTTCGTGGAATCCTGCTTCTGGAATTTTGACGCCCTGTATGTTCCACAGCAGCACCCGGCTCGCGACCAACAGGACACATTCTTCGTGTCCCATCCACAGCAGAGCAGTAAATTCCCGTTGCCCCTGATCGAAAGTGTTCGCGAATCGCACGAGCGTGGCACGGACGGATCGATCGGGTATCGGTACGAGTGGAAGCTAGACGAGGCCCGGAAAAACGTTCTGCGGACGCACACGACCGGCGTAAGTGCCCGGATGCTGTACAAGGTAGCGAACCAACCGGGCGGCTTCCGACCGGTCAAGTACTTCAGCATTGACAAGGTGTTCCGCAACGAAACGCTCGATGCTACCCATTTGGCCGAGTTTCACCAGGTCGAGGGTGTGGTGGCCGACTATAACATTACGCTTGGTGATCTGATCGGTACGTTCAATGCTTTCTTTAACAAGCTCGGTATCACCGAGCTGGAGTACAAGCCTACCTTCAACCCGTACACCGAACCGTCGATGGAAATATTCTGCTTCCATCCGGGGCTTCAACGATGGATAGAGGTGGGTAATTCGGGCATGTTCCGACCCGAGATGCTGCGTCCTCTAGGAGTACCGGAGGGTGTGAACGTTATCGCTTGGGGATTGTCACTAGAACGGCCAACCATGATCAAGTACGGCTTAAATAACATTCGCGATCTAATCGGCCCGAAGGTGGACCTCAAAATGGTGCAAGATGGACCCATCTGCCGCATGAATTGCTAATTTGTGATAGTGGTGGCCGACAACAAACGAATAAAGTGTTGACGAACATGCAACGCTACTTTATGTCTTCAAATTTGATGTTACACTGCTCACTCCATTTCTTTATTCCAGTAAGgtgatttttttctgttaGTAAAGGTCTGTGAAATGTTTGCTTGTTAGTATAGTATGCATATTCGTTAATGACCAAGAAATACCAGACTTTTAGTTAATCACAAAATCACTGGACTGGGCTTTTCACACACAAAATCACTTTTCTAGTACACCGATGACCCATGACCCAAAACCTTAAGTGCCCACTAAATAGAGAATCCTACCACTCCCAACAAACTCCTGCAGGATTGGTTCTATTTCGATCTCTTCAACACCTCAAATTTGAATCCATTTTTGCACAACTGCTCAATTAAGCTCGTCTTAGCATACGCGGCACCTGGGGGATATACACCACCGCtaaagagaaacaaagaatTGGAATGTAAATTATAACATATTTTTCCATATCTCGAACATCATCGACATATAGTTAAAAGCTTCTAACTCGTACCTTCCGGGCATCTTATTACTCTCCTTCAAGATTGTGGTGGCCGATAGCAACAGCGCAACGCATGTAGCGCCATAACCAGGATTAGTGCCAGAAACTTTCGTAAGAATGCGCTTCGTCGGTGGACTCTTGTACTGATCATTTGGTTCCAGCAGTTTCTCCTCCTTATCCCACCCTTCTCCTTTGAAGTAGATGCTGAACTCGGAATTTTCCATTGTGTGCTCCGTTGGTCCCTCATGCGAAGTAAAGCCAAGTGAGAACAATTTCGGGAACTTTCGAAGAGTCAGCAAACGAAATACATAAcgtgttagtgatgttggctAGTCAATTATGTGATTCCTGTAAGGTGAGGTGTGTTAGGCGTGTGGTGAGGAGTACCTTTAGAAGCAACTGGCGGCCAAACTTGAAACGACACAAAATGCTGAACACTATTCCCACAAACGCAACGCCGAACACTTGTAGTAGTGATCTGATAAAAGGAAATCATTATGGACATGGTTATACTATTTCCTGAACAGTACGCCATACTTTGGACGGCACTTACTGGAATGCAACGTAGGCTTTCATCTGAATGGGCCGCTTCTTGTCGGTGTCGTAGAAGTAACGCTGCGAGCGCATAACGACCGACCGGTCCGAGCCAGGGAACGGAACTGCCCACCAACCGGCCGGATGTGCTACCTTGTGCACCACGGGGCGATCCTTAAGCCGGGGCTGAAAGTGCGGCAAACGCG
The sequence above is a segment of the Anopheles darlingi chromosome 2, idAnoDarlMG_H_01, whole genome shotgun sequence genome. Coding sequences within it:
- the LOC125951280 gene encoding phenylalanine--tRNA ligase alpha subunit, encoding MQDISERILKYIDEHGEVDTLDLAAVFLEDHQKIVGGVKSIEANGDLIRSQPSTRKSWKLTAEGEHILQHGSHEANIFHAVPSAGIAQAELMKSGKNPKAGFSKAMSNGWIYIDKSGGAPLVRRKAEAIEDDVLACLKEIVAGRESAVPDNIKGDYKKRKILEETVTKSFLLSKGPEFATSLKKLETDLTVEMLASGLWKDLKFKAYNFDALGATPGRGQLHPLMKVRTEFRQIFLEMGFSEMPTNNFVESCFWNFDALYVPQQHPARDQQDTFFVSHPQQSSKFPLPLIESVRESHERGTDGSIGYRYEWKLDEARKNVLRTHTTGVSARMLYKVANQPGGFRPVKYFSIDKVFRNETLDATHLAEFHQVEGVVADYNITLGDLIGTFNAFFNKLGITELEYKPTFNPYTEPSMEIFCFHPGLQRWIEVGNSGMFRPEMLRPLGVPEGVNVIAWGLSLERPTMIKYGLNNIRDLIGPKVDLKMVQDGPICRMNC
- the LOC125951283 gene encoding saccharopine dehydrogenase-like oxidoreductase, which codes for MEQGDEKLDVIIFGASGFTGKYTIFEGIKLLDGLRWGVAGRNRDKVRQVLGEVEKKADRDLSEVPIVVADIKDPDSLRQMAERCRVVINCCGPYRFYGEPVIKACIAAGTHHVDVSGEPQYMERMQLEYHQAAQERGVYIVSACGFDSIPADLGTVYTESEFDGVVNSIETYLALDSKEPFAGGAILHYGTWESAIYGLAHANELRQLRTDLFKTRLPHFQPRLKDRPVVHKVAHPAGWWAVPFPGSDRSVVMRSQRYFYDTDKKRPIQMKAYVAFQSLLQVFGVAFVGIVFSILCRFKFGRQLLLKFPKLFSLGFTSHEGPTEHTMENSEFSIYFKGEGWDKEEKLLEPNDQYKSPPTKRILTKVSGTNPGYGATCVALLLSATTILKESNKMPGSGGVYPPGAAYAKTSLIEQLCKNGFKFEVLKRSK